GTGATCATGGTGCGCCCGGAGACCAAACCGGACGATGTGCACGGGATGCTTGCCGCCAACGGCATCCTGACGAGCAGGGGCGGCAGGACATCCCACGCGGCTCTCGTCGCCCGACAGTTCGGCAAACCGGCGGTGGTAGGTGTCTCGGAGCTCGACATCGACATGGACGCCCGGTCGATGTCGGTGGGCGGCAAGACGATCAACGAGGGCGACTGGATGTCCATCGACGGATCGACCGGCGAGGTGTTCATCGGTCGTCTGGACACGAAGGTCCCCGATATTTCGGACCCGGCGCTGATGACGCTTCTCGGGTGGGCCGACGAGATCCGTCGGCTGGACGTCTGGGCCAACGCCGACTATCCACGAGATGCCGAGCGGGCTCGCTCGTATGGTGCCCACGGCATCGGTTTGTGCCGCACCGAGCATATGTTCTTCGAGCCGGAGCGCCTGCCCTATGTCCAGCAAATGATCATGGCGAAGACCGCAGAGGAGCGTGAGGCGCCACTGGCGGTGTTGCTTCCGTTCCAGCGGGACGATTTCGCCGGCCTGTTCCGGGCCATGGATGGGCTTCCGGTGATCATCCGGCTGATCGACCCGCCACTGCATGAGTTCTTGCCGAGCCACGATGATCTGGAGGCCGAGTTGACCGACCTGCGTGCCAGGCTTGCCGCGGGTGAGGAAAGTGATGTGGTCCATGCGGCGATCGCCGAGAAGGAGCGGATGCTCGAACGTTCCGAAGCGCTGCGTGAATCCAATCCCATGTTGGGCTTGCGTGGTGTGCGGCTCGGTATCGAACTGCCGGAGCTGACCCGGATGCAGGTTCGGGCAATCTTCGAAGCCGCCATCCAGGTCAAGGGGGAAGGCATCGATCCACACCCGGAGGTCATGATCCCGCTGACGAGTCACGTCAACGAACTGAAGTGGCAGCGTTCGGTGCTGGAGGACGAGGCCAAGAAAGTCATGGAAGAAAAGGGCGTGGAGGTCGACTACAAGTTCGGCACGATGATCGAGATTCCGCGTGCGGCGCTGACCGCCGACGAGATCGCCGAGTATGCCGAGTTCTTCTCCTTCGGTACCAACGATCTGACCCAGACGACATTCGGGATCAGCCGAGATGACGCGGAGGCAGGCTTCTTGATCAGTTACTTGGAGCAGGGGATCCTGCCGGAGAACCCGTTCGCCACCCTCGACGAGGCCGGCGTCGGCAAGCTGATGCGCCTTGCCGTCGAAGCGGGAAGATCGACACATCCGGGGCTCGAAGTCGGGATCTGCGGGGAGCACGGTGGAGATCCGTCGTCTATCGACCTGTGCCATCGACTCAATCTCGACTACGTGAGTTGCTCGCCCTTCCGGGTGCCGGTTGCCCGGTTGGCGGCTGCCCAGGCGGCGGTGCGTAACCGCTGACCACATGTGCATCGAGAGGAGAGGGGCGCCCGGCCGGGCGCCCCTCTCGAGTGGATGATTGCGGGCGGTATCTATGGATGTGTGGTTCCCGGGCCTGCACCGTTTCCGCCCGAACCGCCGGAGCTGTCTCCGAGGCCGGCGTCAGAACCGGGCGTGGCGGGCATGGTCGTGGGGGTCGCCGGCATGGGCGGCATTACCGGGACGGTGATCGTCGGTCTGGTCGGCATTACCGGGACGGTGATCGTTGGTTTGGTCGGCATCTCGGGGATGGTGATCGTCGGACCAACCGGCATCTCGGTGGTGGTCGTCGTCGACCGTCCCACTTCTTGCCTCATCTGGTGGGTCATCTCTCGGGTCGTCTCTCGAACTTGGCGTGCCGTTTCCGCCACATGCTGAACGTTGATGTCCTGCTGCTGCATCTCTTGAGAGATGAGTCGCAGCATCTCGGCCACTTGATCCCGGTACTCCTGGGTCGCCTGGTACCCCTTGGTGTCGGTGTGCTGGGTGGCGACATGCGTAGCCGCCTCCTCGAGCGCGGAAGCGGCCTGCTCGAGACCGCGGTCGTGATCGGCTCTGCCGATCGCCTTTCCTGCGAACTCGAGCCCTTCTGCGATGTGGTCTTGAGCAACGAGTCGCTGTGCTTCTTGGAGCCGTTCGGTGGTACCGCCGTTGAAGAGGCCGACATGCTCGAGAGCGATGTCGACTCCGTACAACGGGTCGCCGGGCGCGGACTGATTCGCGACGGCGCCGACCCCACCCGTCACGGCGGCCAGCGCAACAGATGCAGCCAGCACTTTGGTCAGGATGGTGAATATGAAACTTGTGAACACGGTACGTCTCCTCCATCGATATCTCTTTGATTCCCGGCTTCTGGCCGGGCGTGGGGAGAGACGGGCGGCTTCCGCAGCCGCGGCGATCTGCCGGGCACCCATCGCCGGATCGACGGATTCGGTACCGGTGTCCCGTATCCGCTCGACCAGCGCCGCGATATCGGCGAGGTCGATCGGAGCGGTCCCGTTGAGGATCGCTTCGATCTCCTGGTCGCTGAGGCTGTGGAATGTTGCCATCTCGTGTTTGTTACCGTTCGGGCGTCTCAAAGGGGTACGTCCTTTGTGAGTTCTTTTCGGAGGGCGTTCAGCCCCCGGCGTTGGAGCGCCTTGACGGCGCCGGGACGCTTTCTCAGGATGTGCGCGATCTCCGTCACGGTGAGCCCCCCGATGATGCGCAGCGTGAGGACGTCACGTTGGTCATGCGAGAGACCTTCGAGCCTTCGTCGAATATCTCCCGTGGCCAGGCCCGTCATCGCTTCGGCCTCGGCAGACTGCCGGGGGTCCGATAGCGCGTCGAGTTCCCGGTCCTCTCCGATGAGACGTTCCTTGCGTCGGGATCCTCTGCGTCGCTCATCGATGAGACGGTGGTGGGCGACCATGAAGACCCAGGAGCGAAACGCGGCCTCGTCACCTTTGAACGTGCCGATGTTCCGGGCCAGTTGAAGGAATACGTCGCCAAGGCGGTCTTCAGGGTCGGAGGCGCCACGCGATCTGAGGTAGCCGAGGACCTGTCCGGCGAGGTCGTGGTAGAGCGCTTCCCACGCCCAGTCGGCCCCCGTTTGGGCGGCGGCGAGTACAGAGTCGAAACTTGGCCCGATCACCATGTGGAGAAGAGTATGCCTGCGTCTGCAATCGCCAAATCGGCCGGAACGATTGACGGGCGGGATTGTGCGTCTCCCTCGGATGTCGCGGCGGACCGCATCGGTGCAGGGCCTCCGTGCATGCACTGGTTACCGCCGGACGGTAACAAAAGGGTACGGCCGCCCCCCACTTTCATTGAACCCAGGGCTCAGGGGGGTCGCCACGACCCCTACGAGCCCAGGGTTCAATGAGTGTCGGCCGCCAAGGGTCTACCAGCCGACCCAGACTCCGATGGCGGTGAGCAGTGCAACCATCAGGCCGACGCCCATCTGCGTCCAACCGACGACTTTGGCCGGAACCGGCGGCCTGGTCAGCGAGACGACGGCGATGATTCCGAGCAGGCCGATCGCGACGACACCGAGCCAGGGGACCACTCCGGCGGCTGCGCCTGCCGCAACGACTCCGACGGCGGCGACCTGCACGATGTAGATCCGCGTTCGATCGACGGACTTGTCCTTGAACCTGCGGACCATGCCCCGTGCAAGGACGATTGCGGCGATGTCTCTTGCCGCGAGGATGAGCCAGAGGCCGAACGCGGGGATCCACTCCCATCCTGCCCCCATTGCGATCGCCGCCACGGTGGAGCCCATTGCGATCGATCCGGCCAGTTGTGGGGCCAGCGCGCGGTTGTGGCTGTGGGCGTCCGCCCGCAGGGCGAACGCCGCAAAGGGCACTGCGACGAGCAGCGGCCACCAGAACGGGCCGCGAGTGGTGGTGATCGCACCGGCGGCACCCGCGATCGCCACCACCCCGTAGACGGCCGCGACGGCAAGCGCCGTGGTGGAGCGGGGCAGCCATCGACCGCGGATGACATCGGTGGAGAAGAGTTTGACGGGTCGTCGAGCCAGGAAAACGCCGAGTGCGGCCGCCGCGATCTCCCAGCCCGCCGCCGACGGTGCGACGAGAAGTCCCAGGAGGATCGGTTCCAGTGTGAAGCCCCACCCGCCGTGCTCGGTGGGCAGCGCCACGGACCGCACACGGGCAGAAGGAGAAGTCATCGCGGCCTCGCCGCCTCGACGGCCGGTCTGATCGAGCAGCCATCGAGGTGATCATTCACCATGCCGATGGCCTGCATGAAGGCGTAGATCACGGTCGGTCCGACGAACTTCCATCCCCGGCTGCGCAGGTCCGTGCTCAGTGCCTTGGACTCTTCGGTGACGGCGGGGATGTCGTAGGTGGGGGCCGGGCCGGGATCTGGTGCGAAACGCCACAGGTACTCTGCCAGGGATCCGAACTCGTCGATCACGTCCAGAGCAAGCCGGGCATTCGCGATCGTCGCTTCGATCTTGCCTCTGTGGCGGACGATGCCCGGATTCGCCAGGAGTCGCTCGACTGCTCCACTGCCATAGGACGCCACCGTCTCGATGTCGAAACCGTCGAAAGCTCTTCGGAAGGCTTCCCGCTTGCGCAGGATCGTGATCCAGGCAAGCCCGGCCTGAAAGGCGTCGAGGCTGATCTTCTGGAACAGGGCCCGGTCGTCGGTGACCGGAAACCCCCACTCGTCGTCGTGGTAGGCCACGTACAGGGGGTCGTCCCCCGGCCACCAGCATCGCAGGGTCCCGTCGGATCCGATTCGCAGTCGGTCGTTCACCGGCGAGATGATACGGGGATCGGAATCCGACAGCTTGTCGGCTGGATGCCGGAGATCACTCGGCGATGGCTTCGGCGATGAACGAGACGAGATCCTCGCGCAGCCGCTCCAGCGACGGCCGGTGGATGTACATCATGTGCCCGGCCTCGTAGCGCCGTTCCGTGATGTTGGCTTCGAGCGCCTCCTCCAGTCCAAGGTGGCGCAGCGTGTAGTCGGTTGCGAAGTAGGGGGTTGCCATGTCGAAGTAGCCGGACGCGACGAACACCTTCATGTGTGGATTTCGGCTCATCGTCGACCGAAGCGTCTCAGACACGTCTACGTACGCGTTCTGGAAATCTTCGTAGTTCCAGGCCGGGTACACGTCCGGATTCAAGATCTCGTACGGAAGATCACTCTCGTAGCCCAGGTCGCGGCGCACGTAGTCGTTCAGCATCGCTGCGAACGATCCCAGGATTGCATCGATGCTCGGGTCGTTCTCGAGCATCGATCCCACCAGGTAACGGTCGACTCCTTTGAAGCGACTGTCGATTCGACCGACCGTGTGGCCCTCGTCTCGGAGCAGTTCCTTGAGGAAGTGGAACTTCTCGATCCGGAGGTTGGATCGTTGGACGAACTCGATACTCAGACCGCTGTAGCGGGCCACCGCCGCCGCGATCTCCGCTCTTTGTTCGGAAGGGAGACGGGCGCCTGCCCACAACGCCGCCATGTACTCGCCTCCAGCAAAGGCCTCGGCATCGGCGAGCACTTCTCGAAGTGGCCGGTTCTGGAGATCTTCCTCCAGCTTGCCGTGGTACCACGCGGTTGCCGTGTAGGCGGGCAGATACAGGATGTAGGGCAGGTCGTTGCCCCGGTGGAACATGTGGGTCTTCTTGTCGACGGCAATCGTCTGGAAGTTCAGTACCGAAGAAATCAGCATGACTCCGTTCAGGTAGAGGCCGTAGCGTTCGAGGAGATGCCCGGCCAAGCCGGCGGATCGGGTCGTTCCGTAGCTCTCGCCGATCAGGAACTTCGGCGAGGCCCAGCGACCGAACCGTCCCAGGTACAGGCGGATGAAGCTGCCGACCGTCTCGATGTCGCGTGTGAAGTGATGAAACGAGGATGCTTCCTTCTCCGGAATCGCTCTGGTAAAACCGGTGCTCACGGGATCGATGAAGACGAGGTCGGCAGCGTCCAGAATCGACGCATCGTTGTCGATGAGTTGTCCTGGAGGCGGTGGCTGGTTCCCTTCATCGTCCAGGAGAACCCGCTTGGGCCCGAGGAGGCCCAGATGCAGCCACACCGAGGCCGAGCCGGGACCTCCATTGAACGCGAAGACGATTGGACGCTGCGCCGGATCGGGTGCGTCGTCGCGCGTGTACGCAACGAAGAAGAACGACGCCTTCTTCTCGCCCTCTTCCTCCTTGAGGATGATCCGCCCTGCAGTTGCCGTGTAGGCGAACGTGTCACCGCCGATCGTCGCCGTGTGGGAACTCTCCGAGAAGTGGTCTTCGACGTGGGGTGGTGGTTCCCCCGGTGTGCCGGCCTTCTCTGCAGACTCGCTGTTGTCACTGGTCATGGGTCCAGGGTAACGCCCGTTGAAGGTTGGGCGTTTGCGAAACTCGAGACGGTTTCACCGATGCGCGCACGTTCACGGAACGATTCGAGCGCCGTGCGCACAGGCACCCGGCCGGCGTGTCGCGTCGGCCTTCGAGACCCCTGAACCGATCGGCCCCACCGGTACGGATCGGCGTCGACCTCGGAGATGAGCCCCCGGGCATCTTCAGAGGACACGGCAAACAATCCGGCGTGTCAACGATGTCCTGAGGGTTGTCCGGTACCAGGCACCAGGTGCCGGAAGCTCAGAACTGCTCTGGCTCGAGGGCGGCAAGCAGATCGTTGCCCGCGGTGACCGCTCCGATGAGTGCCGCATCCTGGGGGAGGAGATGCTCGGCATAGAAGCGTGCCGTCACGATCTTCGCTTCGAGGAACTTCTTGTTCTCGGCTCCCTCGTCCAGCAGCGCAGACGCAGTGAGTGCCTCTCGTGCCAAGTAGTAGGCCCCGAGCGTCGATCCAAGCATGCGCAGGTAGGGGGTTGCCCCCGCGAGCGCCTGGTTCGGATCCTGCATCCCGTTCGCCGCAAGCCACCCCGTTGCCTTTTCGACCGCTTCGACTGCCGAAGACAGATTGGTGCGAATGGTGGAAAAGCGTTCCCCGGCGGCTTCGAGTTCGCCGTCGATCGATTTCATCTCGCCGATGAGTTCCATGATCGGCGCTCCGTTCGCCATGGGGAGTCTCCGTCCCACCAGATCTATGGCCTGAATGCCGTTGGTCCCCTCGTAGATCGGGCCGATACGCGCGTCCCGGTAGTACTGAGGGATGCCGCTGTCCTCGATGAAACCCATGCCCCCGTAGACCTGTGAGGCGAGACCGGTGATCTCGATACCCATGTCGGTCAGCCACGCCTTGGTGATCGGTGTGAGCAACTCGGCGAAGAGCTGGTACTTCTCCCGTTCCGACTCATCCGTGTGGCTCGTGGCCAGATCGAAGGCGAGTGCGTTGGTGAGCTCGATGGCTCGCATCGCGTCGAGCTTCGCCTTCATCGTCATGAGCATCCGTCGCACGTCGGGGTGCTCGATGATCGCGACGGAAACGGTCTTGGGTGCACCAATCGGTCGTCCCTGGATCCTCTCCTGTGCGTACTGCACGGCGTTCTGATAGGCGACTTCACCGATGCCGGTGCCGCTGATGCCCACCTCGACCCTGGCCGCATTCATCATCGTGAACATGTAGTGCATGCCCCTGTGCTCTTCACCGACGAGGTAGCCGACGGCACCCTCACCGTCGTCTCCGTACGCCATCACGCAGGTCGCCGACGCCCTGATCCCCAGCTTGTGCTCGATCGACACGGTCTTCACATCATTACGTTCGCCAAGCGATCCATCCGGGTTCACGAGATACTTGGGCACCACGAACATGCTGATTCCCTTGGTGCCCGGGGGGGAGCCGGGCGTTCTGGCCAGCACCAGGTGGATGATGTTCTCGGTGATGTCCTGATCGCCCCACGAGATGAACGACTTCGTGCCGGTCAAGCGGTAGGTGCCGTCTGGCTGAGGGATCGCCTTGGTGGTGAGCGCGCCAACGTCCGATCCGGCTTGGGGCTCGGTGAGGTTCATGGTCCCGGACCATTCGCCGGACACGAGTTTCGGGACGAAGGTCGCTATCAGATCGTCCGAAGCGTGTTCGATGAGCGCGTGCGCGGCGCCCTGTGTGAGACCGAGCATGATCGAGAGGCTGGCGTTCGTGGAATCGAGCATCTCGGTGATCGCGGCGACGATGACCTGGGGGAGCTGACCGCCGCCATGTGCCTCGTCGAAGGGGGCGCTGAGCCATCCGTTCCGGGCGGCCATCTCATAGGCTTCCTTGAACCCTTCGGGTGTGGTGACCACACCATTCGCGAAGGTTGAACCGACTTCGTCGCCCGGCTGGTTGAGGGGGAACCATTGTTCTGTCAGGAACTTGCCGGCTTCGCTGAGGATCGCGTCGACGAGGTCGGCGTCCAGCTCCGAATAGCGAGGAAGCGCGGTGAGGCGATCGAGGCCGATGAGGTGATTGAGGACGAAGCTGAATTCGTCGAGGGGTGGTGCATAGACGGTCATCGCTTCCCTTTCTGTATCACCTGGAGGACCGTGGGGTCACTCCGTGTGGATCAACCCGGGAAACCCGGGATAGTTTGCCATTGTTTGCATTATCGCATTTTCTGCTTGCATTTGCAAGCTGTTGGTGCTGCTCATGACCGTACGATCGCGGTAAGCGAACGGCCTGTACACCGGGTTCTGGACAGTCCTTTGGGCCGACGCGCAGGCGAGCGATGGGAGAATATTCGGCCGTTCCCGAAGGTGCCGACCGGTAGCCTTCTCCTCTCATGCTTCGTCGGTATCTGACTCTGCTCGTTGGCTATCTGCGCCCGCTGCGCGGTCGTGTCGTCGCGCTCACCCTGCTGTTGCTCGCAGGGATCACCTTTCAGCTGATCAATCCGCAGATCGTGCGGCGATTCATCGACGGAGCAACGTCGGGCTCACCTCGGGCTGCTCTCGTCGCCCTGGCGGTGGTGTTCATGGCGCTGGCGGTGGCGCAGCAGGCATTCTCCGTGTTTGCCACGTTTCTGGCGGAAACGGTGGGGTGGTCGGCGACGAACGAGCTCCGTGGTGATCTCGCCGATCACCTCCTTCGCCTCGACATGGGCTTCCACAAGTCCCACACTTCCGGGGAGCTCATCGAGCGGATCGACGGAGACATCACGGCCCTGTCGAACTTCTTCTCCCAATTCGTCATCCACGTTGCCGGGAACCTGGTGCTTCTCCTCGGAATCCTCGTGCTCCTGTTCAGAGAGAACCTGTGGATCGGCCTTGGGATATCGGTGTTCGCCGTGATGGCGCTTGCAGGGATGGTGAGTATTCAGGCTCTCGCGATGCCGTGGTGGAAACGCGTCCGTCAGAAGAGTGCCGAGTTCTACGGATTCCTTGGTGAGCAACTCGGCGGGACCGAGGATGCTCGGGCCAACGGTGGTGTAGCGTTCATCGTCGAGCGGTTCACCCGGCACCTGCGCGAATGGCTCCCCGCCTCCGTTCGTGGATTCATGGGATGGGCGCATCTGTGGTCGACCAACATCGTGCTGTTCTCGGCACTCACCGCGTTGGTGTATTGGCTGGGTTCCAGGTTCTTTGGAGCGGGGGCGCTGAGCATCGGCTCGGTGTACCTGGTCTTCTCCTACAGCGAGCTGATGCGACAGCCCATGGATCGCATTCGCACCCAAATGCAGGATCTTCAGAAGGCTTCCGCAGCCCTCACGAGGGTCGAAGCCCTCTTTGCCCTCGAGTCCCGCCTGCCGCTGGACGGAACGAAGCTGCTTCCCGCCGGTGCGCTCTCGGTGACGTTCCAAGACGTCTCGTTTGCCTATCACGACGGAGATGACGGATCCGACGAGATCGTCCTGAGTGATCTGGCCATTGCCCTGGAAGCCGGAAGGATTCTCGGCGTACTCGGGCGCACCGGCAGCGGCAAGACGACACTGGCCAGACTTCTGACTCGCCTGTATGACCCGGTCGAGGGCACGGTGACGCTTGGGGACGTGATGCTGCGACACACGGACATGGCGGATTTACGCCGGCGGGTGGGAATGGTCACACAGGACGTCCAGCTCTTCCATGCGACAGTGCGGGACAACCTGACCTTCTTCGCCCCGGGGTTCGACGATCGGCGGATCCACGCGGTCCTCGACGAGCTCGAGCTGTCCGATTGGGTGCAGGCCCTGCCCCAGGGTCTCGATACGACCCTCGGGCCCGGAGGTGGTGGATTGTCCGCGGGCGAGGCGCAACTTCTCGCGTTCACGCGCATCTTCCTTCGAGATCCCGGCCTGATCATCTTGGACGAGGCATCGTCGAGGCTCGACCCGGCGACCGAGCAGCTCATCGAGCGCGCCGTCGACCGTCTCATGGCCGGCCGAACCGGGATCGTGATCGCCCATCGGCTCTCAACGGTGACGCGCGCCGACGACATCCTCATCCTCGAAGGCGGCGAGGTCGTGGAGTTCGGAAGCCGCAAGGCGCTCGCGCAGGACCCCGACTCTCGATTCTCGTTCTTCTTGCAGGCCGGCATGGAGCAGGTGCTCGAATGAAGCGCGACCGCTTGACCCTCCATCTGATGTGGAGACTGATTCGATCACAGCCTCTTCGTTACCTCGGGAACGTCGCTGCGTGGGCGACGGTATGGGTGATGCCGGTGGTACCCGGGCTGATCACGAAGGCTTTCTTCGACCGCATCACAGGAGACCAGACGGCAGGCTTCACCGTCGGGACGCTGATCGCGTTCCTCGGCGCCTACGCCGTGGCGCGTGTCTGTGTCGTCCAGTTCGGGATGTTCAACGACGAGAACTTTCGTTTCCGAGTCGCCGCGCTGCTTCGCGGTAACCTGCTCGAACGGATCCTCGAGCTCCCCGGCGCTCGGGCAATCCCCGACTCGCCGGGGGAGGCGATCAGCCGCTTCCGCGACGACGTCGATCAGGTTGCGGA
This region of Actinomycetota bacterium genomic DNA includes:
- a CDS encoding pyruvate, phosphate dikinase; translated protein: MTKWVYAFGEVADAEKYAGSWDGVRGLLGGKGANLAEMSRIGVPVPPGFTITTEACNAYLEAGESFPPGMWEEALAALHAMEEQTGKTFGDPENPLLVSCRSGAKFSMPGMMDTVLNIGLNDEVVEGVARLTGDPRFAYDSYRRLIQMFGTVVLNVSGEPFEEVLAKYRDRFGVTNDAELPPEAIKEVVAEFKEIIRDEAGLEFPQDPYQQLELATEAVFKSWNSPRAYAYRKAANIADDLGTAVNIVTMVFGNMGSDSATGVAMSRNATTGEKSIEGDYLVNAQGEDVVAGGRVTDPVQKLADDMPEIWKQFTGIAQKLEHHYRDMQDMEFTIERGKLWLLQTRDGKRTAQAAVKIAVDLVGESLITKEEAVMRVSPEQVDFFLHPQFEAESRAAATEGGALVAKGLNVSPGAAVGVVAFDADLAQRWATEEGKQVIMVRPETKPDDVHGMLAANGILTSRGGRTSHAALVARQFGKPAVVGVSELDIDMDARSMSVGGKTINEGDWMSIDGSTGEVFIGRLDTKVPDISDPALMTLLGWADEIRRLDVWANADYPRDAERARSYGAHGIGLCRTEHMFFEPERLPYVQQMIMAKTAEEREAPLAVLLPFQRDDFAGLFRAMDGLPVIIRLIDPPLHEFLPSHDDLEAELTDLRARLAAGEESDVVHAAIAEKERMLERSEALRESNPMLGLRGVRLGIELPELTRMQVRAIFEAAIQVKGEGIDPHPEVMIPLTSHVNELKWQRSVLEDEAKKVMEEKGVEVDYKFGTMIEIPRAALTADEIAEYAEFFSFGTNDLTQTTFGISRDDAEAGFLISYLEQGILPENPFATLDEAGVGKLMRLAVEAGRSTHPGLEVGICGEHGGDPSSIDLCHRLNLDYVSCSPFRVPVARLAAAQAAVRNR
- a CDS encoding YwiC-like family protein; its protein translation is MTSPSARVRSVALPTEHGGWGFTLEPILLGLLVAPSAAGWEIAAAALGVFLARRPVKLFSTDVIRGRWLPRSTTALAVAAVYGVVAIAGAAGAITTTRGPFWWPLLVAVPFAAFALRADAHSHNRALAPQLAGSIAMGSTVAAIAMGAGWEWIPAFGLWLILAARDIAAIVLARGMVRRFKDKSVDRTRIYIVQVAAVGVVAAGAAAGVVPWLGVVAIGLLGIIAVVSLTRPPVPAKVVGWTQMGVGLMVALLTAIGVWVGW
- a CDS encoding ABC transporter ATP-binding protein, producing MLRRYLTLLVGYLRPLRGRVVALTLLLLAGITFQLINPQIVRRFIDGATSGSPRAALVALAVVFMALAVAQQAFSVFATFLAETVGWSATNELRGDLADHLLRLDMGFHKSHTSGELIERIDGDITALSNFFSQFVIHVAGNLVLLLGILVLLFRENLWIGLGISVFAVMALAGMVSIQALAMPWWKRVRQKSAEFYGFLGEQLGGTEDARANGGVAFIVERFTRHLREWLPASVRGFMGWAHLWSTNIVLFSALTALVYWLGSRFFGAGALSIGSVYLVFSYSELMRQPMDRIRTQMQDLQKASAALTRVEALFALESRLPLDGTKLLPAGALSVTFQDVSFAYHDGDDGSDEIVLSDLAIALEAGRILGVLGRTGSGKTTLARLLTRLYDPVEGTVTLGDVMLRHTDMADLRRRVGMVTQDVQLFHATVRDNLTFFAPGFDDRRIHAVLDELELSDWVQALPQGLDTTLGPGGGGLSAGEAQLLAFTRIFLRDPGLIILDEASSRLDPATEQLIERAVDRLMAGRTGIVIAHRLSTVTRADDILILEGGEVVEFGSRKALAQDPDSRFSFFLQAGMEQVLE
- a CDS encoding DNA-3-methyladenine glycosylase I, with amino-acid sequence MNDRLRIGSDGTLRCWWPGDDPLYVAYHDDEWGFPVTDDRALFQKISLDAFQAGLAWITILRKREAFRRAFDGFDIETVASYGSGAVERLLANPGIVRHRGKIEATIANARLALDVIDEFGSLAEYLWRFAPDPGPAPTYDIPAVTEESKALSTDLRSRGWKFVGPTVIYAFMQAIGMVNDHLDGCSIRPAVEAARPR
- a CDS encoding sigma-70 family RNA polymerase sigma factor; translation: MVIGPSFDSVLAAAQTGADWAWEALYHDLAGQVLGYLRSRGASDPEDRLGDVFLQLARNIGTFKGDEAAFRSWVFMVAHHRLIDERRRGSRRKERLIGEDRELDALSDPRQSAEAEAMTGLATGDIRRRLEGLSHDQRDVLTLRIIGGLTVTEIAHILRKRPGAVKALQRRGLNALRKELTKDVPL
- a CDS encoding peptidase S10; the protein is MTSDNSESAEKAGTPGEPPPHVEDHFSESSHTATIGGDTFAYTATAGRIILKEEEGEKKASFFFVAYTRDDAPDPAQRPIVFAFNGGPGSASVWLHLGLLGPKRVLLDDEGNQPPPPGQLIDNDASILDAADLVFIDPVSTGFTRAIPEKEASSFHHFTRDIETVGSFIRLYLGRFGRWASPKFLIGESYGTTRSAGLAGHLLERYGLYLNGVMLISSVLNFQTIAVDKKTHMFHRGNDLPYILYLPAYTATAWYHGKLEEDLQNRPLREVLADAEAFAGGEYMAALWAGARLPSEQRAEIAAAVARYSGLSIEFVQRSNLRIEKFHFLKELLRDEGHTVGRIDSRFKGVDRYLVGSMLENDPSIDAILGSFAAMLNDYVRRDLGYESDLPYEILNPDVYPAWNYEDFQNAYVDVSETLRSTMSRNPHMKVFVASGYFDMATPYFATDYTLRHLGLEEALEANITERRYEAGHMMYIHRPSLERLREDLVSFIAEAIAE
- a CDS encoding acyl-CoA dehydrogenase yields the protein MTVYAPPLDEFSFVLNHLIGLDRLTALPRYSELDADLVDAILSEAGKFLTEQWFPLNQPGDEVGSTFANGVVTTPEGFKEAYEMAARNGWLSAPFDEAHGGGQLPQVIVAAITEMLDSTNASLSIMLGLTQGAAHALIEHASDDLIATFVPKLVSGEWSGTMNLTEPQAGSDVGALTTKAIPQPDGTYRLTGTKSFISWGDQDITENIIHLVLARTPGSPPGTKGISMFVVPKYLVNPDGSLGERNDVKTVSIEHKLGIRASATCVMAYGDDGEGAVGYLVGEEHRGMHYMFTMMNAARVEVGISGTGIGEVAYQNAVQYAQERIQGRPIGAPKTVSVAIIEHPDVRRMLMTMKAKLDAMRAIELTNALAFDLATSHTDESEREKYQLFAELLTPITKAWLTDMGIEITGLASQVYGGMGFIEDSGIPQYYRDARIGPIYEGTNGIQAIDLVGRRLPMANGAPIMELIGEMKSIDGELEAAGERFSTIRTNLSSAVEAVEKATGWLAANGMQDPNQALAGATPYLRMLGSTLGAYYLAREALTASALLDEGAENKKFLEAKIVTARFYAEHLLPQDAALIGAVTAGNDLLAALEPEQF